One Sinorhizobium arboris LMG 14919 genomic region harbors:
- the sctR gene encoding type III secretion system export apparatus subunit SctR, with protein MESSFPLAQSLAAMAAISALPVIAVVATSFTKISVVLLIVRNAIGIQQTPPNLLVFAVAIVLSAFVMNPVLQESWRILATSGQDFGTIGGMAAGIAELSAPLKAFMLKFSDEEVRGFFVQSSQQVWSGAQGTPADPDDITILTPSFLVSELTRAFQIGFLIYLPFLMIDFAVSAILVALGMQMMSPTVVSTPLKLLLFVAVDGWRRLLEGLVLSYAG; from the coding sequence ATGGAAAGCAGTTTTCCCCTTGCCCAAAGTCTCGCCGCCATGGCGGCGATCTCGGCGCTCCCCGTCATCGCGGTCGTGGCGACCTCCTTCACCAAGATTTCCGTCGTGCTGCTGATCGTCCGCAATGCCATCGGCATCCAGCAGACGCCGCCGAACCTCCTGGTTTTCGCCGTCGCCATCGTGCTTTCCGCATTCGTCATGAACCCGGTGCTCCAGGAATCGTGGCGGATCCTCGCGACGAGCGGCCAGGATTTCGGCACGATCGGCGGAATGGCGGCGGGCATTGCCGAGCTCTCGGCGCCGCTGAAGGCTTTCATGCTGAAATTCTCCGACGAGGAGGTTCGCGGTTTCTTCGTCCAATCGTCGCAGCAGGTCTGGTCTGGCGCACAGGGAACACCCGCCGACCCGGACGACATCACAATTCTCACGCCGAGTTTCCTGGTCTCCGAATTGACCCGGGCCTTCCAGATCGGCTTCCTGATCTATCTGCCCTTTCTGATGATCGACTTCGCGGTTTCCGCGATCCTCGTTGCGCTCGGGATGCAAATGATGTCGCCGACTGTCGTGTCGACTCCGCTCAAGCTGCTGCTCTTCGTCGCCGTCGATGGCTGGCGGCGGCTTCTCGAAGGACTTGTGCTTTCCTATGCGGGATGA
- the sctQ gene encoding type III secretion system cytoplasmic ring protein SctQ, with translation MTVATIRTIEAVTNMRADAPRIGARKPWRIPLGDGTVAVRPLAPEIAIGRIGDPVAVRLEIAGRAAELWVPEGTLRLFVERFEPLTRWDLLPPATKANLLECLVADALGAIENEAGGQIALTELDEPTVDRAALNFAFDVSWDGLACTICGKFDPETLAGLVRWAARLPRRSLSGLTTSVAFRRGFALLTAGEIQNLAPGDAIVIDPAMPETAVAVTGERYLARCTRTQRGFTLDEPLLTRPRNPMRHLMTNEDVDQDLQGPPQPSAISDIPIKLVFEAGRVELPLGELEALGEGHVFTLDRTLPEAVDIVAQGRIIGRGEIVALDGFAAVRITALHD, from the coding sequence ATGACCGTCGCGACAATCCGTACAATCGAAGCCGTAACCAACATGCGCGCAGATGCCCCCCGCATCGGTGCCCGAAAGCCGTGGCGAATCCCGCTGGGAGACGGCACCGTGGCGGTTCGCCCTTTAGCGCCGGAGATCGCCATCGGCAGGATCGGCGACCCGGTGGCCGTCCGCCTCGAGATCGCCGGCCGCGCCGCCGAACTGTGGGTGCCCGAGGGGACGTTGAGACTGTTCGTGGAACGGTTCGAGCCGCTGACCCGGTGGGACCTGCTGCCGCCAGCAACGAAGGCCAACCTGCTCGAGTGCCTGGTTGCCGATGCGCTCGGCGCCATCGAGAATGAGGCCGGCGGACAGATCGCGCTCACCGAACTCGACGAGCCGACCGTCGATCGCGCGGCGCTGAATTTCGCCTTCGATGTGAGCTGGGACGGCCTCGCCTGCACGATTTGCGGCAAATTCGATCCGGAGACGCTTGCCGGACTTGTCCGCTGGGCGGCCCGGTTGCCCCGGCGCAGCCTGAGCGGGCTCACGACGAGCGTTGCGTTCAGGCGCGGCTTTGCCCTTCTTACGGCCGGCGAGATTCAAAATCTCGCGCCGGGCGACGCGATCGTCATCGATCCGGCAATGCCAGAAACCGCCGTCGCGGTCACGGGGGAGCGCTATCTCGCCCGCTGCACCCGCACGCAACGCGGCTTCACGCTCGACGAGCCTTTGCTGACCCGCCCCAGGAACCCGATGAGGCATCTCATGACGAACGAAGACGTGGACCAGGATCTGCAAGGGCCGCCGCAGCCTTCGGCTATCTCCGATATCCCGATCAAGCTCGTTTTCGAAGCCGGGCGCGTCGAATTGCCGCTCGGCGAGCTCGAAGCGCTCGGCGAAGGGCATGTCTTCACGCTCGACCGCACATTACCGGAAGCGGTCGATATCGTCGCGCAAGGCCGCATCATCGGTCGCGGCGAGATCGTCGCGCTGGACGGCTTCGCAGCGGTCCGCATCACGGCGCTTCACGACTGA
- a CDS encoding FliI/YscN family ATPase, with the protein MVEALLRLERDMARAETRRPSGRVIGVSGLLVRAHLPAVRIGELCELREPGQGRLGFADVVGVDGETALLSLHGDTRGISVRTEVVPSGREPSVTTGDFLIGAIIDAHGNILRKAEGQTGQTARFSQPLHAAPADMLSRRPIDRRFPVGIPAIDGLLTCGEGQRIGIFGSPGVGKSTLIGDIIKNSEADLVVCALVGERGREVGEFVNRVMPAGKPSNTVLVVATSDRPALERYKAVLTATTVAEHFRDRGKRVLLIVDSVTRMARALREVGLAAGEPPVRRGFPPSVFAALPQVFERAGNSASGTMTAFYTVLVEGAEQDDPIAEETRALLDGHIVLSDRIAQSGHFPAIDVLASRSRTMNAVVDESHNKAANHLRSLLALYKEVELLIRVGEYRQGQDAAADEAVRKRDRINSFLYGAKGCRTFDETVAALRELAR; encoded by the coding sequence GTGGTTGAAGCGCTGCTGCGGCTCGAAAGAGACATGGCTCGGGCGGAGACGCGTCGGCCTAGCGGCCGTGTCATCGGCGTTTCGGGGCTACTGGTGCGCGCGCATCTTCCGGCAGTGCGGATCGGCGAGCTTTGCGAACTGCGCGAACCGGGTCAGGGACGGCTGGGGTTCGCCGATGTCGTCGGCGTCGACGGCGAAACCGCTCTTCTTTCGCTGCATGGGGATACCCGCGGCATATCAGTGCGCACGGAAGTCGTTCCGTCCGGCCGTGAGCCTTCGGTTACGACGGGCGATTTCCTGATCGGCGCCATCATCGATGCCCACGGAAACATCCTTCGCAAGGCGGAGGGCCAGACGGGCCAGACGGCGCGCTTTTCGCAGCCGCTTCACGCGGCGCCGGCCGACATGCTGTCGCGGCGCCCGATCGACCGTCGTTTCCCGGTCGGCATTCCCGCGATCGATGGCCTGCTGACCTGCGGGGAAGGTCAGCGGATCGGCATCTTCGGCTCCCCCGGGGTCGGAAAATCGACTTTGATCGGCGACATCATCAAAAACAGCGAGGCTGATCTCGTCGTCTGTGCGCTCGTCGGCGAGCGCGGACGCGAGGTCGGGGAATTCGTCAACCGCGTCATGCCGGCGGGCAAGCCGTCGAACACGGTGCTCGTCGTCGCCACATCCGACCGGCCCGCGCTCGAGCGTTACAAGGCCGTGCTGACGGCAACCACCGTCGCCGAGCATTTCCGCGACCGGGGCAAGCGTGTGCTTCTCATCGTCGACAGCGTCACGCGCATGGCACGGGCGCTGCGCGAGGTGGGTCTTGCCGCCGGCGAGCCGCCGGTGCGCCGCGGCTTTCCCCCTTCCGTCTTTGCCGCGCTGCCCCAGGTTTTCGAACGGGCCGGCAACAGCGCAAGCGGAACGATGACGGCGTTCTACACGGTGCTGGTCGAGGGGGCGGAACAGGACGACCCGATCGCCGAGGAGACCCGCGCGCTTCTCGACGGACATATCGTGCTGTCCGATCGTATCGCCCAGAGCGGGCATTTCCCCGCCATCGACGTGCTCGCCAGCAGGAGCCGCACGATGAATGCCGTCGTCGATGAGAGCCACAACAAGGCGGCAAACCATCTGCGGTCATTGCTCGCTCTCTACAAGGAGGTTGAGCTCCTCATCCGCGTCGGCGAATATCGGCAGGGGCAGGATGCGGCCGCCGACGAGGCGGTGCGCAAGCGCGACAGGATCAACAGCTTTCTGTATGGCGCTAAAGGCTGTCGCACCTTCGATGAAACGGTCGCAGCGCTTCGCGAGCTCGCCCGATGA
- a CDS encoding flagellar biosynthetic protein FliQ produces the protein MVEEQIATEISTSIVATFALAGPILAFAAVLGLVIAIFQAATQIQEQTIAQIVKIFSISFLLLVFGRALATPLIEHSIHILNDFPTMIR, from the coding sequence ATGGTTGAGGAACAGATCGCCACCGAGATCAGTACGTCCATCGTCGCTACTTTCGCGTTGGCGGGACCGATCCTCGCGTTCGCCGCCGTTCTTGGGCTGGTGATCGCGATCTTCCAGGCGGCGACGCAGATCCAGGAACAGACGATCGCGCAGATCGTCAAGATCTTCTCGATCTCTTTCCTGCTGCTCGTTTTCGGACGGGCGCTGGCGACGCCGCTGATCGAGCATTCGATCCACATCCTCAACGATTTCCCGACCATGATACGGTGA
- a CDS encoding EscT/YscT/HrcT family type III secretion system export apparatus protein: MALAAASLVNEQTAVPAAALLGAARALGITVIFPLFSLFSIVGILRFGLAIGLSAPSVFHAYSVLAAGKTSYFDLAALSLKEMAFGGLLGMGLGIPFWAAQSAGDMTDVYRGANAANLFDQVNALETTPLGSLLMSVALAVFVAAGGVIDLVAIFYNSFGLWPLFALSPVATDNWLMIILESFARLFRVGAVLAAPFVIVMCVVELSLAFVGRSAKQFPLNDSGATFKNLAVLVVLVVYSSFVTSYFGTLWTESFAEIKAFLEVGHGEK, translated from the coding sequence ATGGCACTCGCGGCTGCGTCCCTCGTCAACGAGCAGACGGCGGTGCCGGCCGCCGCGCTGCTGGGCGCCGCGCGTGCCCTCGGTATCACGGTCATTTTTCCCTTGTTTTCGCTCTTCAGCATCGTCGGCATCTTGCGCTTCGGCCTCGCCATCGGACTTTCGGCCCCATCGGTTTTCCATGCCTATTCGGTGCTTGCCGCGGGGAAGACCTCGTATTTCGACCTCGCGGCCCTGTCGTTGAAGGAAATGGCGTTCGGCGGTCTCCTTGGCATGGGCCTTGGCATTCCCTTCTGGGCGGCGCAGTCGGCGGGAGACATGACCGACGTCTATCGCGGCGCGAATGCCGCCAATCTCTTCGATCAGGTGAATGCGCTCGAGACGACACCGCTCGGTTCGCTGCTGATGTCGGTCGCGCTTGCGGTATTCGTTGCGGCGGGCGGTGTAATCGACCTCGTGGCGATCTTCTACAATTCCTTCGGGCTTTGGCCGCTTTTTGCCCTGAGCCCGGTCGCGACCGATAATTGGCTGATGATTATCCTCGAAAGCTTCGCCCGACTGTTTCGCGTCGGCGCGGTGCTTGCCGCTCCTTTCGTCATCGTCATGTGCGTGGTCGAGCTGTCGCTGGCCTTCGTCGGGCGCTCGGCGAAACAGTTCCCGTTGAACGACAGCGGCGCTACATTCAAGAACCTCGCCGTCCTCGTCGTGCTCGTCGTCTATTCGTCTTTCGTCACCAGCTATTTCGGCACGCTATGGACAGAGTCCTTCGCCGAGATCAAGGCCTTCCTGGAAGTCGGCCATGGCGAAAAATGA